ACCGCTGCCCCACGAGGTCAGTACCATACGCCGCTCCTTTATTCCCCGGTAGCTCAGTCGGTAGAGCGGGTGACTGTTAATCACTAGGTCGGCGGTTCGAGCCCGTCCCGGGGAGCCATCCAAGACGCGCAGCCATGCAGCGGCGTGCGTGCTTCAATCCAATTCCACGGATATCGCTTCCCCGCGCACGCCGCGTCGGCAGCAGCTTCGCCTTGCAAAACGCACAAGGTGGGCATTTGCAGGGCCGAAAGCCAAGCGTGCCCTGACATCCAAAGGCAGCCACACCAACGTCGATCTGCCCTGCAGCGCCTCGAGCCCGAAACGCCGAACATTGCAATCCACGACGCAATCCACGACCTCGGTGGCCCCGGGCGGCGCAGCCTCGGCGCTGAACCGTTGCCGGTCGAGATAAGGCCAGACCGGGACAGCCATGGCGACTTCGGGGAAGTCAGGGGGGCAGGGGGGGGGGGGGCGGGGGGGGGGGGGGGGCGGGCGGGGGGGGGGGGGGGGGCGGGGGGGGGGGGGGGGGGGGGGGGGGAGGGGAACCCCCGGGCCATCGAAGAACACGCTGCGGCCCAGCGGTTCGTGGAGAAAACCCTGAACCTAAAGTTCTCTGCTCGGCAGGCGCTCAGCAGTGCGCCTCGAATGACCTGCCAATCATGCAACCCCACCTCGCTCCACCAACGGCAAGCGTCCTTACCTACGACCTACGCACCAGCCCGCGGCAACCATCAGCAAGCATAGGCGACCGGTTCTCGTGTCACGTTGGGGTGATAACAGCGCCCGCCCCCCCTGGAACCACCTCTGAAATCCGAAAAGGAGGTCACGAAAACCTATACTGCATGGCAGTGATGTTGTTAAGTCTGAACGGCCCTGGCCGATATGTGCGGATGCCACTTCAAACGCCAAGATACAATCCGGCACCCGCGCGGTAGCAAACGAGAGAGAGTCACGCCACAGCGCCAGCCGATGATTCCGAACTCCTGCCAATCGCGAACGTCAAGATCGCAACAGTGACACGCGCATCAAATCTTGGCTCAACACAATCACGTGAGCCCCTGTCTCTGCCTCACGGCGCTATTACAACGGTAATCATTCCTACGCTCGGGCGTCGACCACTCGAATTGCGGCGTGCGATTGAGAGCGTAATTCAACAGGACGGCCCGCCCGCGGTGCCATTGGTGATTCTGAATGGCGCTCATTTCGATACAAGTCTTGCAAGAGAGCTTGAATCGCGGACTGATTTAAGATTGCTCCGCTCGCCGTCAAGCGGCGTTTCCAACGCCAGACTCGTTGGTTTGCGAAATGTTGATTCACCACTGTTCGCGTTTCTCGATGACGATGACGAATTATTACCCAACGCAACGAAGGTGAGAAACGAAGCTTTTTCCCACAGCAACGCGGATGTCGTTGTAACAAATGGTCTGCGGCGGATTAAGGACGAATCTGTCCGAATGTTCGATCACGAGCACCATACCTCCGATGCCGCCCGGGACCTGCTTACGAGAAACTGGATGCATTCCGCAGCTGCGACATTCAGGTCATCAACTGTTCCCTTGACCTTTTTCGAGAATCTCGCCGACTTTTTTGAGATTACTCATTTCATGCTACGCATTTGCCAGCACCGGCAAATTGCTCGCGTAGACACGCCGACTTTCATTGTTCACCAATCAGCGCACGAGCGAGTGAGTTTGAGCCGACAATATTCCGAGGCCGCGCCGACAGTCCTGCAGCAAATGCTGGACGAAACGGAGAGATCGGATTTACGAAAGCTGCTGGCCCTAGCGCGGACAAATGCGCTGCATTATTGCTCCGACGCCGCCTTGAACGCTGGCGATTTGCGCAATGCCTGGATCATGCATCTACGGTCACTGCTTGGCACCGGCGGCGCGCGCTATCTCCCATATTCGCGCCACCTGCTTCGCGCGAGCGTCTCTCGGCGCGAATCGTAGTGCGACGTCACTTACCTCGCGAACGAAACGCGACAATTTTTTCCAACACGTAACTCTCTGCTCCCGTGGGCCGCCCGAGAGCGACCCACAAGCCCGCCGTCGTAAAAATATAAACCGCGCCGCCGAGACCGATCATAAGGCACAGACTTGCGACCGCAGGCATTACCAGCAAGGGATGCACTGCCTGCAGCGCGATATACATGGCCCCGGTCGCCAGCAATGGCCGAAACGTCGTCAGGACAATATCTCGGACCGTGACGACGCTGATGGCCTTCCGCAGCAGATAAATTGAGACAGGAAGCGCAAGGCAAACCGTCGCGACTCGCGCCCACGCGATTTCCACGGCTTCACCACCCGCGACATGAAATTCGATGAGCAACATGAACACGACTATTTGAATCCAGACAAACAGGGCACTGCTCATCGTGTGGCCCAAGGTGATCATGACGTATCCGCACGTCGTAGTGATTGAAAAAATGATGTTCGCGATAGAAAGCAGTTGCACATACGGCACGATGAACAACCATTTCTGGCCGAGCAGAACGCTGACTGCCTCCGGGGCAGTAATCGCGAGCCCGACGCTACATGGCACTGCGATCATGGTCTGCAGGCCCTGCGCCAACAAGAAAACGCGCCGCAATTCACTCAAATCATGCTTTATGCGGACGAAGCTCGGGAAGATTACCCGGTTGAGCGGG
The Pseudomonadota bacterium DNA segment above includes these coding regions:
- a CDS encoding glycosyltransferase family 2 protein — encoded protein: MTRASNLGSTQSREPLSLPHGAITTVIIPTLGRRPLELRRAIESVIQQDGPPAVPLVILNGAHFDTSLARELESRTDLRLLRSPSSGVSNARLVGLRNVDSPLFAFLDDDDELLPNATKVRNEAFSHSNADVVVTNGLRRIKDESVRMFDHEHHTSDAARDLLTRNWMHSAAATFRSSTVPLTFFENLADFFEITHFMLRICQHRQIARVDTPTFIVHQSAHERVSLSRQYSEAAPTVLQQMLDETERSDLRKLLALARTNALHYCSDAALNAGDLRNAWIMHLRSLLGTGGARYLPYSRHLLRASVSRRES